The Limnospira fusiformis SAG 85.79 genomic interval TTCTGTTACCCCTGTTAAGGACCTGGTACTAATTGGAGGGGGTCACAGCCATGCGATCGCTCTCAAAGAATTAGCCATCAATCCTATTCCCAGACTACGCCTCACCCTAATTTCTGATGTGTACCATACTCCCTATTCGGGGATGCTACCGGGATATATAGCCGGACTATATAAGTTTAACGATTGTCATATAGATGTGCAAGCCTTAGCCAATTTGGCGAAAGCCAGACTATTGATAGATCGCGCCATTGGTTTAGACCTACAAACGAATCAAGTCCTGTGCGCCAACCGTCCCCCCGTCCCCTTCGATATCCTATCCATAGATATAGGTAGTACCCCCAACACTATCACGGTCCCCGGTGTCCAACAACAGGCCATTCCGGTGAAACCTATTGCTAAATTTCTGAACCACTGGGATAAAATTGTGGAAACGGTGAGGGAAAACCGGACGCAGAAAATGCGATTAGCAGTGGTTGGCGGCGGCGCGGGGGGAGTGGAATTAAGCCTAGCCATATTTTCCCGTCTCCAACAGATTTATGGTCTCGACAGCACACTACCAGAAAATCACCTAGAGTTACATCTATTTCAAAAAGGCGATCGCCTAATTCCCCAACACCACCGGGAGGTTAGTCAGCGTTTGCAAAAACTTTTCAGCGAGAGAGGTATCAAACTACACCTAGGGGAAACCGTGACGGAAATCGAAGGAAAATCCCCCCATACTATTCATTGTCAATCAGGATTAACCCTAAAATGCGATCGCCTGTTTTGGGTGACACAAGCCAGCGCCGCCACCTGGTTAAAAGACGCAGGACTAGCGACGGACGAACAAGGATTTATCCTAGTTAACGATTACCTTCAGTCTATCTCTCACCCTGATATTTTCGCGACTGGAGATATCGCCACCATGTTAAACCATCCCCGACCCAAAGCCGGAGTTTTCGCGGTCCGTCAAGGAAAACCCCTGGCGGAAAACCTGCGACGCAAAGCCAACCAACAACCCCTACAAGCCTATCGACCGCAGAAAGAATTTTTAATCCTAATTAGTACAGGGGACCAACAGGCGATCGCCTCACGCGGCTGTTTTCGTCTGGGTCCCCATCCCCTAATTTGGCAATGGAAAGACCATATTGATCGGCAATTTATGAGCCACTTTACCCAGCTTGGTTAAACCGGGTCAATTAACCCATCCAATTCTATCACCAACTCCCCCATGGGAATCAATTTAATTTGGCGATCGCCTTGGGGAGTATGACTCAAAATAATCTGCAAATAATCAGCCGGACGATAGGGGAGACGTTCGGACCACTCCACCGCCACCATACCCGGTTCCACCTCCACCCCCTCCCAATACAATGAAATATTCAACCCCTCAATTTCCGACTCATTCAGGCGATATAAATCCAAATGATACAGAGGAAGCCGTCCGCTTGTATACTCATTAATCAAAGTAAAAGTCGGACTATCCACTGATTCGGAAATCCCCAAACCTTTAGCGATACCTTGCACTAAAGTAGTTTTACCTGTCCCTAGATTACCCTCTAGCAGAATTAAACTATTAGCACCAAGCGATCGCCCCAATTTCACCCCCACAGCTTGGGTGGCGATCGCATCAGCCAGAGATAATATAACCGCATCATTCATCGGCTCACTCCTTGCTCAATTCTACTAATTCACCCACCCAGAAAACTCCTTTATTTGTTTCCATGATTTTTTTTAAAGTCAAACTCCTTCTCAAGTTCCTTATTCAGGAAATAGTTTAAAAACGTCCTAATCACAGCAATCACCCCCAATTTAATTAGAGTTTCCTCCGTCGGCGCTACCGTAGTCGCCAGAATATCAGCCCCCAGTTGAAATTCTAGGGCTAATGCCAACCACACCCCAAACCTAATCCGTAACTCAATAAACAGAAACTCATCATATTTAAATTGAGAAAATCGAATCGCCAGTTGTCCGGTTTTCGCCACGCCAAATAACACACAAAAAACCGAAATGGTCTCTAATAAAAACTTCGCCAAATCAACTAGCAGTTTGAGTCCAGCCTCAGCCGTATATAACCATTCCATAAGCTTTTCATGCTAGGTAGAGTGACCCCGGCTATGTTAGTAGTGCCAGCCAGATCAGAATCAGCGATCGCGATTTGGGCAAGGCTACCACTAGACAGACCCACCGGGTTTCAGGTTATTATATATATAGAAGTGCGAGACGTTTAGGAGTCAAATAAGGCTGCAATGCCTGAAATAACCTCCCAGTGGGACTTTCACCCCTTGGTGAAATATAAGGGATTCGCACCCTGACCATCCCATAACTGTTTATATGTCCCAACGTTAGGTATAGAAATATACAAAACAAGGCAGGGAACTCAAGGTCAAAAACGCTAAATTAGAAATCTAATGATTCCTTAACAATTGCGTTGAGAGTAACGGCGATAGCCACCCCCAATTTTAGGATTCACAACCCTGGGATTGAAGCGGGGAACGGAAGGCGTGAGGGAAAACCTATTCCCAATAATCCGACCACTGCCAACCATCCATGACTAAGGAAACCTGAATGTTCCGACTTGAACCATCGTCATTATAAAGTAGCGAAACAGGTTGACACGCTGCGCTCAAAAGAGTAAGGGGAAAAGTAGGAGTCTTTCTATACTACCTACACAGACCTTTTTAAGTACCCCGGTGG includes:
- a CDS encoding DUF1622 domain-containing protein, translating into MEWLYTAEAGLKLLVDLAKFLLETISVFCVLFGVAKTGQLAIRFSQFKYDEFLFIELRIRFGVWLALALEFQLGADILATTVAPTEETLIKLGVIAVIRTFLNYFLNKELEKEFDFKKNHGNK
- a CDS encoding bifunctional alanine racemase/tRNA (adenosine(37)-N6)-threonylcarbamoyltransferase complex ATPase subunit type 1 TsaE, with amino-acid sequence MNDAVILSLADAIATQAVGVKLGRSLGANSLILLEGNLGTGKTTLVQGIAKGLGISESVDSPTFTLINEYTSGRLPLYHLDLYRLNESEIEGLNISLYWEGVEVEPGMVAVEWSERLPYRPADYLQIILSHTPQGDRQIKLIPMGELVIELDGLIDPV
- a CDS encoding FAD-dependent oxidoreductase; protein product: MFSVTPVKDLVLIGGGHSHAIALKELAINPIPRLRLTLISDVYHTPYSGMLPGYIAGLYKFNDCHIDVQALANLAKARLLIDRAIGLDLQTNQVLCANRPPVPFDILSIDIGSTPNTITVPGVQQQAIPVKPIAKFLNHWDKIVETVRENRTQKMRLAVVGGGAGGVELSLAIFSRLQQIYGLDSTLPENHLELHLFQKGDRLIPQHHREVSQRLQKLFSERGIKLHLGETVTEIEGKSPHTIHCQSGLTLKCDRLFWVTQASAATWLKDAGLATDEQGFILVNDYLQSISHPDIFATGDIATMLNHPRPKAGVFAVRQGKPLAENLRRKANQQPLQAYRPQKEFLILISTGDQQAIASRGCFRLGPHPLIWQWKDHIDRQFMSHFTQLG